The following coding sequences are from one Mycoplasma tullyi window:
- a CDS encoding Cof-type HAD-IIB family hydrolase: MSDLDKSRQLKLIGIDLDGTLLSIRKKVTKKVINSLLDLRKKLPDVVIAIITGRSYLSAKRVVNELQTAGVKIDYLCSYNGSVLFKVNEQSELTKLYEHSVDSETTKVIFDYCKKNKIAFQGYLVTDQVNSSVVLSDNFIGRIIASFNKNKSFCTKEFVEGEYYKINLISTKRKRLAEFNGFVAKNYADSVEIANVFPTFLEITTKNINKAFALRKVCDLENISLDQTAAIGDSLNDYSMFEIASYKFAMKRANPKLKNISTYIAHSSRHNQFKEIIQKTISIVDDSNK, from the coding sequence ATGAGTGACTTAGATAAGAGCAGACAATTAAAACTAATTGGCATTGATCTGGATGGTACCTTATTATCAATTCGTAAAAAAGTCACTAAAAAAGTGATTAATTCTTTACTAGACTTAAGAAAAAAGCTTCCTGATGTGGTGATTGCAATCATCACAGGGAGATCTTATTTAAGCGCTAAACGGGTTGTAAATGAGTTGCAAACCGCTGGTGTAAAGATCGATTATCTTTGCTCTTATAATGGTTCTGTCTTATTTAAAGTCAACGAACAATCTGAATTAACTAAATTATACGAACACAGTGTTGATTCAGAAACGACTAAAGTAATCTTTGATTATTGCAAAAAGAATAAGATTGCTTTCCAGGGTTATTTAGTTACTGATCAAGTTAATTCTAGTGTTGTCTTATCTGATAATTTCATTGGAAGAATAATTGCCTCTTTTAATAAGAATAAGAGTTTTTGCACTAAAGAATTTGTTGAAGGCGAATACTATAAAATTAATTTGATTAGCACTAAGCGTAAACGATTAGCAGAGTTCAACGGATTTGTTGCAAAAAATTATGCTGACTCTGTAGAAATTGCTAATGTTTTTCCGACTTTTTTAGAGATAACTACTAAAAATATTAATAAAGCTTTTGCTTTAAGAAAAGTTTGTGATTTAGAAAACATTAGTTTAGATCAAACTGCTGCAATCGGTGATTCGCTTAATGATTATTCAATGTTTGAGATTGCTTCATATAAGTTTGCAATGAAACGAGCAAATCCAAAACTAAAGAACATCTCAACATATATTGCTCATTCAAGTAGACACAATCAATTTAAAGAGATAATTCAAAAAACAATCTCGATTGTTGATGATAGTAACAAATAA
- a CDS encoding MSC_0882 family membrane protein produces the protein MNNEQTKTLDLGVNAGHNNNYGGNINASSRAAQLQEQNYHGVFDPGSLKVTNLQEESAQSLSNLDQKIPWFYKKEIFYNTLGLIFGLLVILGFCAGLILLCLYIYYNNQSWHIVWAALPLGVLTLLVGYRTISSYANIKSGAKQQYIFSKTQISVNIKRAYKNLRLIPVNINWLAAGIYLTVVIGIIVTLVTAFTINLVKIANFNQDFTREQINEAKRFGYLYVLKPNNELDKWPLYSIIVNGTLGISTLIIHIYMIINSSIRARAIENFYGRAPIEEADMERAIAAANSRNWKIFLVYLILIGLVVLLVKKIISGWLNSISGKK, from the coding sequence ATGAATAATGAGCAAACTAAAACGCTAGATTTAGGAGTTAATGCTGGCCATAATAATAATTATGGCGGTAATATTAACGCGTCTTCAAGAGCTGCTCAACTCCAAGAACAGAACTACCATGGCGTTTTTGATCCAGGCTCATTAAAGGTTACTAACCTTCAAGAAGAATCAGCTCAAAGTCTGAGCAATTTAGATCAAAAAATCCCTTGATTTTATAAGAAAGAGATCTTTTATAACACTTTAGGTTTAATCTTTGGGTTGTTAGTTATTCTAGGATTTTGTGCAGGCTTAATCTTATTGTGTTTATATATTTATTACAATAATCAGTCTTGACATATTGTTTGAGCTGCACTTCCTTTAGGGGTCTTGACATTACTTGTTGGCTATCGCACGATTAGTAGCTATGCTAATATCAAAAGTGGAGCAAAACAACAATATATCTTTAGTAAGACTCAAATTTCAGTTAACATTAAACGTGCTTATAAAAACTTAAGATTGATTCCAGTTAATATCAACTGATTAGCTGCAGGAATCTATCTTACAGTTGTAATTGGGATCATCGTCACATTAGTGACTGCATTCACAATTAATCTGGTTAAGATTGCTAATTTTAATCAAGATTTTACAAGAGAACAGATTAATGAAGCTAAAAGATTTGGTTATTTATACGTTTTAAAACCTAATAATGAATTAGATAAATGACCATTATATTCAATCATTGTTAATGGAACTCTAGGAATAAGTACGTTAATCATTCATATCTATATGATTATCAATAGTTCTATTAGAGCTAGAGCTATTGAAAACTTTTATGGTAGAGCACCAATTGAAGAAGCAGATATGGAACGCGCAATAGCTGCTGCTAATAGTAGAAACTGAAAGATCTTTTTAGTTTACTTAATTCTCATAGGTTTAGTCGTTCTACTAGTAAAGAAGATCATCTCTGGATGATTAAATTCCATAAGTGGAAAAAAATAA
- a CDS encoding EAGR box-containing protein encodes MAKKTKNKKKDNFEDDIDTTESINEEESEAIFGNLYDGAEEVLPASLAYENGQLPEDGSIQVAFDADDNAYYISYDPENEIFIEPYEKYELDASALYDAEGNPFDFFANYYVEGAEAEEESGEYWEQFIGVEGYGYYDENEEWVWSGYFDEDNNFIPNEDEVVDDEAVEEEVEAAQEEEQPEEVVEEESQEEEQVEAEAEEQPEEVVEEPAEEEQPEEEVQVEAEEQPEEVVEEEVEAAPEEVPAEEYEQEADQAESGEYWEQFIGVEGYGYYDENNEWVWAGYFDENNNFVPEYYDESGQPVSEEQYAEPVSEEQVAASEEQPVEEPVAEEQPVEEEVQAQEVEEQPEEVVEESSPQEEVEVAPEEVPAEQYEQQPEQAQPESGEYWEQFIGVEGYGYYDENNEWVWAGYFDENNNFVPEYYDESGQPVSEEQYAEPVSEEQVAASEEQPVEEPAQPEEVVEEPVVEQQPEEAQPEQYEEEVQVEEQPQEAESEEAVEQPVVEQQPEEVVAEEATEQPQEVVEESAPEEQVEVASEEAVAEEYEQQPEAEEVQAEEYEEAQAEEQPEEVAVEEYDQQPEEVQVEQYEETQPEQYEEEVQYEEQQPEEVLAEQYDQHPEDVMVDTDNQFYDEFTHVEDEGIDKGLIQTDDVVSGDEINWSHYVGDEYYGYYNEDDEWVWRGYFNEYGMFIPQQEDYTDSVSLDEQAVEQMAEQALEDVVGESATDDEFVQYEEVESESVEPALPAVIDDGSTVEPSFGFDIQQFIGNIDFGYYDESSEWIWTGHFDEAGNFYDFDGNLIYTPEQGVLPGDVPKSTDPSQNALVVVESEEYAENIIQQIDDSQIDVGEEFEIRGLLNPAATPAQPEELKITPVFEEEKLSLPVAGNEVNLQPQEQVFDFSKRSDSDQLLAQAPVVLEDAVADDVISVDTNSFVPEASQQAFAPTPINLDQFNLVQQDVIQPIISQPKYDQITHLTDEIKVDVNVASSDVDVQPININPSLEVESQASKLDFFIKKPVEEVKKIEFVEPVAEKIDLQIFEQPEVVTKPVSTIQQPTYIDETLPVSVNVVDEPTFDTDTIVQVTPTINEVSDFDINNILKTKPVEVVNLELPKDEVKVETDLQVSVVDVEPQPVDTVTLVDVEAKPVETITLDLPENEPKFETGLQVTVIDVDAQPVKEIVEFDSPKPTVEEVLVEKEDKVTLVEEEPFFNKFIGNEEYGYYNDKNVWVWNGYFDDENNFVSDKETQTQKVDLLIEEFTKQEEINKSQESQEVVVEKEDKVTLVEEEPFFNKFIGNEDYGYYNDKNVWVWNGYFDENDQFVPDQSSVTKSEEVIEEFSKQEESSKPQESQEVEAKSVEPEKASEPFFNKFIGNEQFGYYNDKNVWIWNGYFDENDQFVPDQSSTKKSEKLIEDELQKQRIHELELELAKAQQAILESAKLKDQEVAKIKEEVVKAQQETTKPNELITLNNFVPKASPLLSPAKEVENQMIVYQNDKFELNNQHNELHNEISKPKVYKEEFDSFSNIRDLDVISLHNASTSRRGSDYVFSGFEKKEEQFVNKPLHFLEEVKVDPVKVAKEESMSNVHQFFKQDSQLLLPQKQEVSSTPETSLTVLADNKEVESTAQAVNKPVEIIQPERVDVIKPLEQVQLEKPRSLLDDLSPKFEVKSTSIKDDLITPKYDDKLEPIEQLQFKQERSLLDDYMPKFDDQQGLFNKVEFKLPTVNREYRPKVEPIDVIKPLEPVQINKERSLLDDYVPPKFNDQFKFETKSQFSDLPKFDEKSSLEKTALDLGLEQPLANGELYEELKAEFSTADSSSSKDMIDQLLEETNDLINSSTLQQSAKVDSFTKSSLDEPILDTKFDDKFMELDENQGFDQLIVEGDDEVLTDVVQEVELQLDVTEPVIQQQVSANQIAVTNEEYKKDMAELKQFLEKRSEELFKQYFSKFEELTKLQMESFNQIKNQLRSEMNDIREEVRSNQLALTSEITEEIYPSSPKVSRKQRTTSNFGEPTSEFDFDNSLSLVNENNYDLYELIDRIMNYEDVQLTTSNVFKSEEYQAKVKQSIQNIKQILKNSEAEATKNYNYILSTLKNEIALLQKDLPIISSQLNKLQHDVRVRQLSANDHKFIQEQIQELRAEHANKTRAISFYNKKISDLKSIYAQQIRKIKSDYKRISDLANKRNVSVSNDYIDQAIRSFESARMSQPNASYESMRMSQPTQSFESLRASQPSSTFESIKIPQPNLRRNYEQLYRNQFNQSVNNNYGNFRRYDPIVDNHGYEYFSNHQPKEFFSELESIDNDIFNSNDLIYSNRNTYLDENFRINDYELTSNFDDIDAIHGMDKLRLPPFEPNNSMSDLEFNSTFDIDLDNDF; translated from the coding sequence GTGGCTAAAAAGACTAAAAATAAGAAAAAAGACAACTTCGAAGATGATATAGATACTACTGAAAGCATTAACGAAGAAGAATCAGAAGCGATATTTGGTAACCTCTATGACGGTGCTGAAGAAGTTTTACCTGCTTCATTAGCCTATGAAAACGGCCAATTACCTGAAGATGGTTCAATTCAGGTAGCTTTTGATGCAGATGATAATGCTTATTATATTTCATATGATCCTGAGAACGAAATTTTCATTGAGCCATATGAAAAGTATGAACTAGATGCATCTGCTTTATATGATGCAGAAGGTAATCCTTTTGATTTCTTTGCCAATTATTACGTAGAAGGCGCTGAAGCAGAAGAAGAATCAGGTGAATACTGAGAACAATTCATTGGTGTTGAAGGTTATGGATACTACGATGAAAACGAAGAATGAGTTTGATCTGGTTACTTCGATGAAGATAATAACTTTATCCCTAATGAAGATGAAGTTGTTGATGATGAGGCTGTAGAAGAAGAAGTAGAAGCAGCACAAGAAGAAGAACAACCAGAAGAAGTTGTCGAAGAAGAGTCACAAGAAGAAGAACAAGTTGAAGCTGAAGCTGAAGAACAGCCAGAAGAAGTTGTTGAAGAACCTGCTGAAGAAGAACAACCAGAAGAGGAAGTTCAAGTTGAAGCTGAAGAACAACCTGAAGAAGTTGTTGAAGAAGAAGTTGAAGCTGCACCTGAAGAAGTTCCAGCTGAAGAATACGAGCAAGAAGCTGATCAAGCAGAATCAGGTGAATACTGAGAACAATTCATTGGTGTTGAAGGATATGGATACTACGACGAGAACAATGAATGAGTTTGAGCTGGTTACTTTGATGAAAACAACAACTTCGTTCCAGAATACTATGACGAATCAGGTCAACCAGTTAGTGAAGAACAATACGCTGAACCTGTAAGTGAAGAACAAGTAGCTGCTAGTGAAGAACAACCAGTAGAAGAACCTGTTGCTGAAGAACAACCTGTTGAAGAAGAAGTTCAAGCTCAAGAAGTTGAAGAACAACCTGAAGAAGTTGTTGAAGAATCTTCACCTCAAGAAGAAGTTGAAGTTGCACCTGAAGAAGTTCCAGCTGAACAATACGAACAACAACCTGAGCAAGCTCAACCAGAATCAGGAGAATACTGAGAACAATTCATTGGTGTTGAAGGATACGGTTACTACGACGAGAACAATGAATGAGTTTGAGCTGGTTACTTTGATGAAAACAACAACTTCGTTCCAGAATACTATGACGAATCAGGTCAACCAGTTAGTGAAGAACAATACGCTGAACCTGTAAGTGAAGAACAAGTAGCTGCTAGTGAAGAGCAACCAGTAGAAGAACCTGCTCAACCAGAAGAAGTTGTTGAAGAACCAGTAGTTGAACAACAACCAGAAGAAGCTCAACCTGAACAGTACGAAGAAGAAGTTCAAGTTGAAGAACAACCTCAAGAGGCTGAATCTGAAGAAGCTGTTGAACAACCAGTAGTTGAACAACAACCTGAAGAAGTTGTAGCTGAAGAAGCAACTGAACAACCTCAAGAAGTTGTAGAAGAATCTGCGCCTGAAGAACAAGTTGAAGTTGCATCTGAAGAAGCTGTAGCCGAGGAATACGAACAACAACCTGAAGCTGAAGAAGTTCAAGCAGAAGAATACGAAGAAGCTCAGGCTGAGGAACAACCTGAAGAAGTTGCTGTTGAAGAATACGATCAGCAGCCAGAAGAAGTTCAAGTTGAACAATACGAAGAAACTCAACCTGAACAGTACGAAGAAGAAGTTCAATACGAAGAACAACAACCCGAAGAAGTTCTTGCTGAACAATACGACCAACATCCAGAAGATGTTATGGTCGATACTGATAATCAGTTCTACGATGAATTCACTCACGTTGAAGACGAAGGTATTGATAAAGGATTGATTCAAACTGATGATGTTGTTTCAGGTGATGAAATCAACTGAAGTCACTACGTTGGTGATGAGTATTATGGATACTACAACGAAGACGATGAATGAGTTTGAAGAGGGTACTTTAATGAATATGGAATGTTCATTCCTCAACAAGAAGATTACACCGACTCGGTATCATTAGATGAACAAGCTGTAGAACAAATGGCTGAACAAGCTCTAGAAGATGTAGTTGGAGAATCAGCTACAGATGATGAGTTTGTTCAATACGAGGAAGTTGAATCTGAATCAGTTGAACCTGCTTTACCAGCAGTTATTGACGATGGTTCTACTGTAGAACCGTCATTTGGATTCGATATTCAACAATTCATTGGTAACATTGACTTTGGTTACTATGATGAATCATCTGAATGAATCTGAACTGGTCACTTTGACGAAGCAGGTAACTTCTATGACTTCGATGGTAATTTAATTTACACCCCAGAACAAGGTGTTTTACCAGGAGATGTACCAAAATCAACTGATCCTTCTCAAAACGCTTTAGTTGTTGTTGAATCAGAAGAATATGCTGAAAACATCATTCAACAAATTGATGATAGTCAGATCGATGTTGGTGAAGAATTTGAAATCCGTGGTTTATTAAACCCTGCAGCTACTCCAGCTCAACCAGAAGAACTAAAAATTACACCTGTTTTTGAAGAAGAAAAACTGAGCTTACCAGTTGCTGGTAATGAAGTTAATCTTCAACCTCAAGAACAAGTATTTGATTTCTCAAAACGTAGTGACTCTGATCAATTACTAGCTCAAGCTCCAGTTGTTTTAGAAGATGCTGTAGCAGATGATGTAATTAGTGTTGATACAAACAGCTTTGTTCCAGAAGCATCTCAACAAGCATTTGCTCCTACACCAATAAATCTAGACCAATTCAATTTAGTACAACAGGATGTAATTCAGCCAATTATTAGTCAACCTAAATATGATCAGATTACTCATCTAACTGATGAAATCAAGGTAGATGTTAATGTTGCATCATCTGATGTTGATGTTCAACCAATTAACATTAATCCTTCTTTAGAAGTTGAATCTCAAGCTTCTAAATTAGATTTCTTTATTAAAAAACCTGTTGAAGAAGTTAAGAAGATCGAATTCGTTGAACCAGTAGCTGAAAAGATTGATCTTCAAATCTTTGAACAGCCAGAAGTTGTTACTAAACCAGTTTCAACTATTCAACAACCAACATATATTGATGAAACGCTACCTGTAAGTGTTAATGTAGTTGATGAACCAACATTTGATACTGACACAATTGTTCAAGTAACTCCAACAATTAATGAAGTTTCTGATTTTGATATCAACAACATCTTAAAAACTAAACCAGTTGAAGTTGTTAATTTAGAACTACCTAAAGATGAAGTAAAAGTTGAAACCGACCTTCAAGTTAGTGTAGTTGATGTTGAACCTCAACCTGTTGATACTGTTACTTTAGTTGATGTTGAAGCTAAACCAGTTGAAACTATAACTCTAGACTTACCAGAAAACGAACCTAAATTTGAAACAGGTCTTCAAGTTACTGTAATAGACGTTGATGCTCAACCAGTTAAAGAAATCGTTGAATTCGATTCACCTAAACCAACTGTTGAAGAAGTTTTAGTTGAAAAAGAAGACAAAGTAACTTTAGTTGAGGAAGAACCATTCTTCAACAAGTTCATTGGTAACGAAGAATACGGTTATTACAACGATAAGAACGTTTGAGTTTGAAATGGTTATTTCGATGACGAAAATAATTTTGTCTCAGACAAAGAAACTCAAACTCAAAAAGTTGATCTACTAATTGAAGAATTCACTAAACAAGAAGAAATCAATAAATCTCAAGAATCTCAAGAAGTTGTAGTCGAAAAAGAAGACAAAGTAACTTTAGTTGAAGAAGAACCATTCTTCAATAAGTTCATAGGTAATGAAGATTACGGTTATTACAACGATAAGAACGTTTGAGTTTGAAATGGTTACTTCGATGAAAATGATCAATTCGTTCCAGATCAATCTTCAGTTACAAAATCTGAAGAAGTAATCGAAGAATTCAGTAAGCAAGAAGAAAGCTCTAAACCTCAAGAATCTCAAGAAGTTGAAGCTAAATCAGTTGAACCTGAAAAAGCTAGTGAACCATTCTTCAACAAATTCATTGGTAATGAACAATTCGGATATTACAATGATAAGAATGTTTGAATTTGAAATGGTTACTTTGATGAAAATGATCAATTCGTACCAGATCAGTCATCAACTAAGAAATCTGAAAAACTAATTGAAGATGAATTACAAAAGCAACGAATTCATGAACTTGAATTAGAACTAGCTAAGGCTCAACAAGCAATCCTTGAGTCAGCTAAATTAAAAGATCAAGAAGTAGCTAAGATTAAAGAAGAAGTAGTTAAAGCTCAACAAGAAACTACTAAACCTAACGAGTTAATCACACTTAACAACTTTGTTCCTAAAGCAAGTCCATTATTATCTCCAGCTAAAGAAGTTGAAAACCAAATGATCGTTTATCAAAACGATAAGTTTGAATTAAACAACCAACACAACGAACTACACAATGAAATAAGCAAACCTAAAGTTTATAAAGAAGAATTCGATAGCTTTAGTAATATTCGCGATTTAGATGTAATTAGTTTACATAATGCATCAACATCTCGTCGAGGTTCTGATTATGTGTTCTCTGGTTTTGAGAAGAAAGAAGAACAATTTGTTAATAAACCACTTCATTTCTTAGAAGAAGTAAAAGTTGATCCTGTTAAAGTTGCTAAAGAAGAATCAATGAGTAACGTTCATCAGTTCTTTAAACAAGATTCACAATTATTGTTACCTCAAAAACAAGAAGTTTCATCAACCCCAGAAACTAGCTTGACTGTTTTAGCTGATAACAAAGAAGTTGAATCAACTGCTCAAGCTGTTAATAAACCAGTTGAAATCATTCAACCTGAACGTGTTGATGTAATCAAACCACTTGAACAAGTTCAACTTGAAAAACCAAGATCATTATTAGATGATCTATCACCTAAATTTGAAGTTAAATCAACATCAATTAAAGATGATTTAATTACACCTAAATATGATGACAAACTTGAACCAATTGAACAACTTCAATTTAAACAAGAACGATCATTATTAGATGATTACATGCCTAAGTTTGATGATCAACAAGGTTTATTCAATAAGGTTGAATTCAAACTTCCTACTGTAAATAGAGAATACCGTCCAAAAGTTGAACCAATCGATGTAATCAAACCACTTGAACCAGTTCAAATTAATAAAGAACGATCATTATTAGATGATTATGTTCCTCCTAAATTTAACGATCAATTTAAATTTGAAACTAAATCACAATTTAGTGACTTACCTAAATTCGATGAAAAATCATCTTTAGAAAAAACTGCATTAGATTTAGGTTTAGAACAACCATTAGCTAATGGTGAATTATACGAAGAATTAAAGGCTGAATTCTCAACTGCTGATTCTTCTAGTTCAAAAGATATGATCGATCAATTATTAGAAGAAACTAATGATTTAATCAATTCTTCTACATTACAACAATCTGCTAAAGTTGATTCATTTACAAAATCATCTCTAGACGAACCAATCTTAGATACTAAGTTTGATGATAAATTCATGGAATTAGATGAAAACCAAGGATTTGATCAACTAATCGTTGAAGGTGATGATGAAGTACTTACTGATGTAGTTCAAGAAGTTGAACTACAATTAGATGTAACTGAACCAGTAATTCAACAACAAGTAAGTGCAAACCAAATTGCTGTAACCAACGAAGAGTACAAAAAGGATATGGCAGAATTGAAACAGTTTTTAGAAAAACGTTCAGAAGAACTATTCAAACAATACTTTAGTAAGTTTGAAGAATTAACTAAACTTCAAATGGAATCATTCAATCAAATTAAGAACCAATTACGTTCAGAAATGAACGATATTCGTGAAGAAGTTAGATCTAATCAATTAGCATTAACTTCTGAAATTACTGAAGAAATTTATCCTTCATCACCTAAAGTTTCAAGAAAACAAAGAACTACAAGCAACTTTGGTGAACCAACTAGTGAATTCGACTTTGATAATTCATTATCATTAGTTAATGAAAATAACTACGATCTATATGAATTAATCGATCGCATCATGAACTATGAAGATGTTCAATTAACTACAAGCAATGTCTTCAAATCTGAAGAATACCAAGCTAAAGTTAAACAAAGTATTCAAAATATTAAACAAATTCTTAAGAACTCTGAAGCAGAAGCAACTAAGAATTACAACTACATCTTATCAACACTTAAGAACGAAATCGCGTTATTACAAAAAGACTTACCAATTATCAGTTCACAACTTAACAAGTTGCAACACGATGTAAGAGTGAGACAACTTAGTGCTAACGATCACAAATTCATTCAAGAACAAATTCAAGAATTACGTGCTGAACACGCTAATAAAACTAGAGCGATCAGCTTCTACAATAAAAAGATCAGTGATCTGAAATCTATCTATGCACAACAAATTAGAAAGATCAAATCTGATTACAAACGAATTAGTGATCTAGCTAATAAACGCAACGTATCAGTATCAAACGATTACATAGATCAAGCAATTCGTAGCTTTGAAAGTGCAAGAATGTCTCAACCAAATGCAAGCTATGAAAGTATGAGAATGTCTCAACCTACTCAAAGCTTTGAAAGTTTAAGAGCATCTCAACCAAGTTCAACTTTTGAAAGTATCAAAATTCCTCAACCAAACCTTAGACGTAACTACGAACAACTTTACCGTAACCAATTCAACCAAAGTGTAAATAATAACTACGGTAACTTCAGACGTTATGATCCAATCGTTGATAATCATGGTTATGAATACTTCTCAAATCATCAACCTAAAGAATTCTTCAGTGAACTTGAAAGTATAGACAATGATATTTTCAATTCTAACGATCTAATTTATTCAAATCGTAATACTTATTTAGATGAAAACTTTAGAATCAATGATTACGAACTAACAAGTAATTTTGATGATATCGATGCAATTCATGGAATGGATAAATTAAGATTGCCTCCATTTGAACCTAACAACTCAATGAGTGATCTAGAGTTCAACAGTACTTTTGACATCGATTTAGATAACGATTTTTAG
- a CDS encoding MFS transporter, with the protein MNNQIDWWLVQLTNQASIVLSERYKISLIINAVLFLLALSISIIFFWKIKFENKGYKKLFVFYSIFWVPIFLVRSYRGTLHNDLGIERSLLFLPLSLYGFVGIFFRPLFDYLGIKFKSRKKVVFAALLLQLATFIPIIIKPSFATNLIQTIGVGIAASCIGSFSLWFNEQHAKEKPFLAISILSIPPLIADFVASPVQSLVRTLAITDQKTADVNITKYLWLIGVIVILMNIVFWWFLRENPQFVGLKKEDPKDIIDGSPKKIYSFVVVILFAGIVIFTRFAIADGIAQITLQQLVGNGNSAPYEGYLSSVFSAAQLLGGVLMGVVGVKYFDKWMVALIGSLFFVLYNTSMILLINSTSVPTLTKGGIYLGIQGISGFGYGVLYNLLIAHALSYGFKKNKITPIGINQTMASIAITSANFFTTFIRDKISTDFVKSNTVISYILIGIVLAGLSLYFFNSWLDHNKQVKPIFLLKSFKSYI; encoded by the coding sequence ATGAATAATCAAATAGATTGATGATTAGTACAATTAACTAATCAAGCAAGCATAGTTTTATCAGAAAGGTATAAGATCTCATTAATCATTAATGCGGTTTTATTTTTGCTTGCATTAAGTATAAGTATCATCTTTTTCTGGAAAATTAAATTCGAAAACAAAGGTTATAAGAAACTCTTTGTTTTTTATTCGATTTTTTGAGTACCAATCTTTTTAGTTCGCAGTTATCGCGGAACATTACATAACGATTTGGGAATCGAACGAAGCTTATTATTTTTACCATTAAGTTTATATGGTTTTGTAGGTATATTTTTCAGACCATTATTTGACTATTTAGGTATTAAATTTAAATCGCGAAAAAAGGTCGTTTTTGCCGCGCTTTTATTACAATTAGCAACTTTCATACCGATTATTATCAAGCCTAGTTTTGCGACTAATTTAATTCAAACAATTGGTGTAGGAATTGCAGCATCGTGTATTGGGTCTTTTTCACTATGATTTAATGAGCAACACGCTAAAGAAAAACCGTTTTTAGCGATTTCAATCTTATCAATTCCGCCATTGATTGCTGATTTTGTTGCTTCTCCTGTTCAATCATTAGTTAGAACACTAGCAATTACAGATCAAAAAACAGCAGATGTAAACATTACAAAATACCTTTGATTAATAGGTGTAATTGTAATCTTAATGAACATCGTTTTTTGATGATTTTTACGGGAAAATCCGCAATTTGTTGGTCTAAAAAAAGAAGACCCAAAAGACATTATAGATGGCTCTCCAAAGAAGATATATAGCTTTGTTGTAGTTATCTTATTTGCAGGAATCGTAATCTTTACTAGATTTGCTATAGCTGATGGGATTGCCCAAATTACTTTACAACAACTTGTAGGTAATGGTAATAGCGCCCCATACGAAGGTTATTTATCAAGTGTATTTAGTGCTGCGCAATTACTTGGTGGGGTATTAATGGGTGTTGTTGGTGTTAAATACTTCGACAAATGAATGGTAGCACTAATTGGTAGTTTATTCTTTGTTCTATACAATACTTCAATGATCTTGTTAATTAATTCAACTTCAGTTCCAACATTAACTAAAGGTGGAATCTATTTAGGAATTCAAGGTATCTCAGGTTTTGGTTATGGTGTTTTATATAACTTATTAATTGCTCATGCACTATCATATGGTTTTAAGAAGAATAAAATCACCCCGATTGGAATTAACCAAACAATGGCATCGATTGCAATTACATCAGCTAACTTCTTTACAACCTTTATAAGAGATAAGATTTCTACAGACTTTGTTAAATCTAATACTGTAATCTCATACATTTTAATAGGTATAGTATTAGCAGGTTTAAGCTTGTACTTCTTTAACAGTTGACTTGATCACAACAAGCAAGTCAAACCAATTTTCTTACTCAAATCTTTTAAATCTTATATTTAA